A genomic window from Desulfobulbaceae bacterium includes:
- a CDS encoding acyl-CoA thioesterase — MRPKPFIPEFLDQDKPFVRDKNSGRVWHQCELRTLYVDTDRSQVVYHANYLRYFEFGRASLMRYTAYPYREIEESGYIYPIIKIEVNYYTPLFYDDLMLIHTSPAALELVKLQFDYVITNQQTGEIICTGFTKHCAVNTSGTPVEIDDKTRELWQRFPK, encoded by the coding sequence TTGAGACCAAAACCTTTTATTCCTGAATTTTTGGATCAAGATAAACCTTTTGTCCGGGATAAAAATAGCGGCAGGGTCTGGCACCAATGTGAACTGCGTACCCTTTATGTGGATACTGATCGTTCCCAGGTTGTTTATCATGCCAATTATCTCAGGTATTTTGAGTTTGGCAGGGCCTCTTTAATGCGCTATACGGCCTATCCGTATCGGGAAATTGAAGAGAGCGGTTATATCTATCCGATCATAAAAATTGAGGTCAATTACTATACCCCGTTATTCTACGATGACCTGATGCTTATCCATACCAGTCCAGCCGCCCTGGAACTGGTCAAGTTGCAGTTTGACTACGTTATAACCAACCAGCAAACAGGTGAGATAATCTGTACCGGATTTACTAAACATTGCGCCGTAAACACTTCCGGGACTCCCGTTGAAATTGATGACAAAACACGTGAGCTATGGCAGAGGTTTCCGAAATAA
- a CDS encoding virulence RhuM family protein, with protein sequence MSYLRISCTAECRGRSAPRHPPAQIDEQGGAGGVMTYDADIYNRRFPVGAGPRTCPDGDGQPHGVAPTAGIEGESMTNSDLPGKVQNFVIFKTADAKATQTFFKLVQSKLHYAVHRHTAAELIVARADAENKNMGLTTWDGSPDKKLNGRTAVN encoded by the coding sequence ATGTCATATTTACGTATTTCATGCACGGCAGAGTGTCGTGGAAGAAGCGCTCCGCGACACCCTCCTGCCCAAATTGATGAACAGGGAGGTGCGGGTGGCGTTATGACATACGATGCCGACATTTACAATCGCCGGTTCCCTGTAGGGGCAGGCCCCCGTACCTGCCCTGATGGCGATGGGCAACCACATGGGGTTGCCCCTACGGCGGGTATCGAAGGTGAAAGCATGACGAATTCAGATCTCCCGGGAAAAGTTCAGAACTTTGTTATCTTCAAAACCGCAGACGCCAAAGCAACCCAGACCTTTTTCAAATTGGTGCAGAGCAAATTACACTATGCAGTTCATCGTCATACCGCGGCAGAATTAATTGTCGCAAGAGCGGATGCAGAGAATAAGAACATGGGATTGACAACCTGGGATGGATCGCCGGACAAGAAATTAAATGGTAGGACTGCTGTTAACTAA
- a CDS encoding quinol oxidase has product MFVSFLPWHVIAAETMVEFAPGEEKLLIASVGEDGVQHVELIGGGYYFDPNHIVVKVDKPVELLVRKASGFVPHNIIVKAPEAGIDFNVNLEDKFLPINFTPTKTGKYTIYCDKSLLWFEDHQGKGMEGIIEVVE; this is encoded by the coding sequence ATGTTTGTCAGTTTTTTACCCTGGCATGTAATCGCAGCCGAAACGATGGTGGAGTTTGCACCGGGTGAAGAAAAGCTGCTGATTGCAAGCGTTGGCGAAGATGGGGTGCAGCACGTCGAACTTATTGGCGGCGGGTATTACTTCGACCCGAACCATATCGTGGTGAAGGTCGATAAGCCTGTTGAACTTCTCGTACGAAAGGCCAGCGGTTTTGTACCACACAATATCATTGTTAAGGCCCCGGAAGCCGGCATCGATTTCAATGTTAATCTGGAGGATAAATTCTTGCCGATCAACTTCACTCCCACCAAAACTGGTAAGTATACGATCTACTGTGATAAATCGTTATTATGGTTTGAAGATCATCAGGGAAAAGGCATGGAAGGGATAATCGAAGTAGTGGAATAA
- a CDS encoding glycosyltransferase family 25 protein has protein sequence MCSLDSWSFFDKIYCISIDDRTDRRVEAKRQFASVGLLGRVEFVVVKKHAASPEQGCYQSHIACLQSALAAGAEHILIFEDDIIFKGFKDSTLQEVSCFLRENPNWNILFLGGIVRRSSKTTSKSVVKITYQCLSHAYAITRQFAERVVAKPWQGVPYDAFLAQLNQNFYAVYPSFSFQSNSPTDNKFFIDTLRRLLGGLYFIQKANELFQRYKTPIIIGHILALAALVFFIFRQFQ, from the coding sequence GTGTGCTCTTTAGATAGCTGGTCATTTTTTGATAAAATCTACTGTATTTCAATAGATGATCGTACCGATAGACGGGTTGAGGCAAAAAGGCAGTTTGCCAGCGTCGGTTTGCTGGGTCGGGTCGAATTTGTGGTCGTTAAAAAACATGCTGCCTCACCTGAGCAAGGGTGCTATCAGTCGCATATTGCTTGTTTGCAAAGTGCACTTGCTGCTGGTGCCGAGCATATCCTGATATTTGAAGATGATATTATCTTTAAGGGTTTCAAAGATTCAACGCTTCAAGAGGTATCTTGTTTTCTGAGGGAAAATCCAAATTGGAATATCCTGTTTTTGGGCGGTATTGTGCGCCGGAGCTCAAAAACAACCAGCAAATCAGTGGTAAAAATTACCTACCAGTGCCTGTCACATGCCTACGCCATTACCCGGCAGTTTGCAGAAAGAGTGGTTGCAAAGCCTTGGCAGGGAGTTCCCTATGATGCTTTTTTGGCTCAGCTTAACCAAAATTTCTATGCGGTTTACCCTTCATTTTCCTTTCAAAGCAACTCTCCAACTGATAATAAGTTTTTTATTGATACACTGAGGCGGCTGTTGGGCGGCTTATATTTCATTCAAAAGGCAAATGAGCTATTTCAACGCTATAAGACGCCGATAATTATTGGTCATATCTTGGCGCTGGCCGCCTTGGTGTTTTTTATATTCAGACAGTTTCAGTAA
- a CDS encoding polyketide synthase dehydratase domain-containing protein: protein MAEVSEITVLSRLPVTIEIQPWFRDHCFAGKMILPAVETLAVLANEVTKFRPDIEISKMYEAHFAKFLEIGPADHELEVMVEIAEHDLGQITAKLLSKFHKKAISRIVEHGRVTFSSHRADLTPQADPTRFTLPQSAFKLSSQQVYRELVPFGKAYQNIIGDMYLFEQGAWARLMAPALPSTALGGGLGSPFPLDAAFHAACVWGQRYAGFIPFPVGFSSRTISEFTEPGATYETRVIPIEVKADELIFDLWIYTSQGELFETVCGIKMRDVSGGRLKPPTWIKCSQNAIL, encoded by the coding sequence ATGGCAGAGGTTTCCGAAATAACTGTCCTTTCTCGGTTGCCGGTTACCATCGAGATTCAACCTTGGTTTCGGGATCATTGTTTTGCCGGCAAGATGATTCTGCCGGCGGTGGAGACTCTGGCCGTTCTAGCAAACGAAGTTACCAAGTTCAGGCCTGATATTGAGATCAGCAAAATGTATGAGGCACATTTTGCTAAATTTCTTGAAATTGGCCCGGCTGACCATGAGCTTGAGGTCATGGTCGAAATTGCTGAACATGACCTTGGTCAGATCACTGCAAAATTACTAAGCAAATTCCATAAAAAGGCAATTTCCCGGATCGTTGAACATGGCCGAGTGACATTTTCCTCGCACAGAGCAGATCTGACTCCTCAAGCAGATCCAACTCGATTTACCCTTCCACAATCGGCCTTTAAACTGTCCTCCCAGCAGGTTTACCGGGAACTTGTTCCTTTTGGTAAGGCCTATCAAAATATTATCGGTGATATGTATCTCTTTGAACAGGGGGCCTGGGCCAGATTGATGGCACCTGCTTTGCCGTCAACTGCACTCGGTGGCGGTTTAGGTTCCCCCTTTCCTCTCGATGCTGCCTTTCATGCCGCCTGTGTCTGGGGCCAGCGTTACGCCGGATTTATCCCCTTTCCGGTAGGTTTTTCCAGCCGGACAATCAGCGAGTTTACCGAACCCGGGGCTACATATGAAACCAGAGTTATCCCGATTGAAGTTAAAGCGGATGAACTGATTTTTGACCTGTGGATTTATACTTCTCAAGGTGAGTTATTTGAGACCGTCTGTGGTATTAAGATGCGCGATGTCAGTGGAGGCCGCCTGAAACCGCCTACCTGGATTAAGTGTAGTCAAAATGCGATTCTGTAA